A window of Roseateles sp. XES5 genomic DNA:
CCGTCAGGCGCCCTCGCAGGACCTGCGCGATGACGACGGGCACGACGATATAGAGCACGACCGACAGAACCAGCGTGTCCCAGGGCACGGTGATGGCCGACAGGCCAAGCAGCAGACCGACGATCGGCGCGAAGGCGACGACCATGATGGCATCGTTCAAGGCGACCTGGGACAGCGTGAACAGCGGCGCGCCGCGGGTCAGGTTGCTCCAGACGAACACCATCGCCGTACAGGGCGCAGCCGCAAGGATGATCAGCCCGGCAATGTAGGAATCGACCTGCGCGGCCGGCAGATAGGGACGGAACAGCCAGCCCACGAACAGCCATGCCAGCAGCGCCATGGAAAAGGGTTTGACGGCCCAGTTGATGAACAGGGTCACGCCGATGCCGCGCCAGTAGGTGCCGACCTGCGCCAGCGAGCGGAAGTCGATCCGGACGAGCATCGGGACGATCATCAGCCAGATCAGCACGGCGACGGGCAGGTTCACTTTCGCGATCTCGGCCGCTGCGATGACCTGGAAAACACCGGGCATCAGATGGCCGAGCGCGACGCCGACGACGATGCAGAGAAACACCCAGAGGGTGAGATAGCGTTCGAACGGGGACATCAGGCGATCTTTCCCTGAATTCCCGTCGAGTGGCCGCCGCCCTCCCTGCCGAGAACGGGTTCGGCGAGAAGGAAACGAGCGGAATTGCCCGTGCACAGGAAGAGCACGTTGCAGGTCTTGTCGGTCATGGTCGTTTTCCGTGGTCAGGTCGGAGGTTTGGTGAATTTCATGATCGTTGCCGATGCCGGGCAGATGCCCGAAAGCTGACGGGTCGAGAGAACGGCGGGCGGCACCTCGGCCCGCTGGACCGCGACGAAGCCGAGACCTGCGAAGAAGGGTGCGGCAGAGGTCGTCGCCAGGAAGACCGCCTTGCCGTCGCCGATGGCGTTCAACACCGCCTTCGCCAGCGATTTACCAAGCGCCCTGCCCCTCCGCTCGGGCAAGACGACCATCGACCTCAAAAGCACCGCGTCGCCGCAGGCTTCGATGCCGGCATAGCCGAACGGGCCACCATCGGGGCAAACCGCCATGAAAAACCAACGCCCCGGATCTTCGAGATCTTCGACCGGAAGGCCGGACGCGGACAGGGCGCGTTGCAAATCGGGATCGCTTCCCGGAACGGGCTCCAGCCGGATATCGCTCATGACGACTTCACCGCGGGTCCGCAGCACGGCGCAAGTTCGGCAATCAGCGGCGCGCAGAGTTCGACCGATCCGCCGCAGCAGTCTTTCACCAGAAAGAGCGTCAGGTCGCGAAGCCCCTGGAGATCGGCCCGGTAGAGGATCGAACGGCTCTGCCGCTCGCTCGTCACGAGGCCTGCCCGGGAGAGGGTCGCGAGATGCGCGGACATGGTGTTCTGCGGCACATCGATTAGCCGGGCGAGCTCCCCGGCCGGCACGCCATCCGGCTCGTGGCGGACGAGAAGCCGAAAGGTTTCGAGCCGGGTGGACTGGGCGAGCGCGGCAAGCGCGGCGATGGCTGCGTTGTTATCCATATATCCAGAATAACGGATATTATATCTCTGTCAACGCTCGAAACCGATCCGTTTCAGGGAAGAGCGGAAACCGCGTCACCCCGGGCAGACGGTCCCGTCAAGAAATCGCTCCGGCAAGACGAGGCTTGCCGGGGCGGAAGGCCGAATGTCCGGCTGCGCCACGGCGCGCGCCGGGATCGCTGGCGAAGGGTATCAGGCCTTGCCGAGCGCCTGCTCGATATCGGCGATGATGTCGGCGACATCCTCGATGCCGATGGACAGGCGCACCACATCCGGGCCCGCGCCGGCGGCCGTCTGCTGTTCCGGGGAAAGCTGGCGGTGGGTGGTGGAGGCCGGATGGATGACCAGCGAGCGCGTGTCGCCGATATTGGCGAGGTGCGAGAGCATTTCCAGCCCCTCGACGAAGCGCTTGCCCGATTCGTAGCCGCCCTTCAGGCCGAAGGTGAAGACGGCGCCCGCGCCCTTCGGCGAATAGCGCTGCTGGGTCGCATGGTTCGCATGGTCGGCAAGGCCGGCATAGTTGACCCAGGACACCTTGTCGTGGCCCTTCAGCCAGGTGGCGACGGCGAGCGCGTTGTCGCAATGGCGCTGCATGCGCAGCGGCAGCGTCTCGATGCCGTTGAGAAGCTGGAAGGCGTTGAACGGCGAGATCGCCGGGCCGAAATCGCGCAGGCCCAGCACGCGGCAGGCGATGGCGAAGGCGAAATTGCCGAAGGTGGCGTGCAGCACCACGCCGGCATATTCCGGGCGCGGCTCGGACAGGGCCGGATACTTGCCGGAGGCCGACCAGTCGAAGGTGCCGCCGTCGACGATGACGCCACCCATGGAATTGCCGTGGCCGCCCATGAACTTGGTCAGCGAATGCACGACGATGTCGGCGCCGTGCTCCAGCGGGCGGATGAGGTAGGGCGTCGCCATGGTGTTGTCGACGATGAGTGGCAGGCCGTGGCGATGGGCGACCTCGGCAATGCCGGCGATATCGACGAAGGTGCCGCCGGGATTGGCCAGGCTCTCGATGAAGATCGCCTTGGTCTTGTTGTCGATCTGGCTCTCGAAGGTCGAAAGATCATCCGTATCGGCCCAGCGCACGTGCCAGTCGAAGCTCTTGAAGGCGTTGCCGAACTGGTTGATCGAGCCGCCATAGAGCCGGCGCGCGGCGACGAAATTGTCGCCCGGGCGCATGATCGTGTGGAAGACGAGGAGCTGGGCGGCATGGCCGGAGGCGACGGCGAGCGCCGCGGTGCCGCCCTCGAGCGCGGCGACGCGCTCTTCCAGCACGGCCTGCGTCGGGTTCATGATGCGGGTATAGATGTTGCCGAAGGCCTGCAGGCCGAAGAGCGAGGCGGCGTGGTCCGTGTCGTTGAAGACGAAGCTGGTGGTCTGGTAGATCGGCGTCGCCCGTGCGCCCGTGGTCGGGTCGGGCTGTGCGCCGGCGTGAACGGCGAGCGTGGAAAATCCGGGCTTGTTCTTCGTCATGAAATGGCCTCCCTGGCAGACGTTTTCGCGACTATTTCAGAGAGATAGGGGCCGGTCAAAGAAAGTTTTTCCGCAAAGGCGCGCCTCAACGCAACGCGCTTTGCGTGAAGAAACTCAGGCGACGAGGCGCGGATACTCGATGGCCGGGCAGCGGTCCATCACCACCTTGACGCCGGCGGCCTCCGCGGTCGCGGCCGCCGCGTCATGGCGCACGGAAAGCTGGCCCCAGATGACCTTCGGCAGCGGCGAAAGCGCCAGGGCCTCCTCCACGACGGAG
This region includes:
- the arsB gene encoding ACR3 family arsenite efflux transporter; translated protein: MSPFERYLTLWVFLCIVVGVALGHLMPGVFQVIAAAEIAKVNLPVAVLIWLMIVPMLVRIDFRSLAQVGTYWRGIGVTLFINWAVKPFSMALLAWLFVGWLFRPYLPAAQVDSYIAGLIILAAAPCTAMVFVWSNLTRGAPLFTLSQVALNDAIMVVAFAPIVGLLLGLSAITVPWDTLVLSVVLYIVVPVVIAQVLRGRLTADGTTRALDAMLATLQPLSLVALLATLVLLFGFQGEQIIAQPAIIALLAVPILIQVYFNAGLAYLLNRLSGERHCVAGPSALIGASNFFELAVAAAISLFGFQSGAALATVVGVLIEVPVMLTVVWAVNRSRDWYEASPAVSRNILERT
- the arsN2 gene encoding arsenic resistance N-acetyltransferase ArsN2, which translates into the protein MSDIRLEPVPGSDPDLQRALSASGLPVEDLEDPGRWFFMAVCPDGGPFGYAGIEACGDAVLLRSMVVLPERRGRALGKSLAKAVLNAIGDGKAVFLATTSAAPFFAGLGFVAVQRAEVPPAVLSTRQLSGICPASATIMKFTKPPT
- a CDS encoding helix-turn-helix transcriptional regulator; translated protein: MDNNAAIAALAALAQSTRLETFRLLVRHEPDGVPAGELARLIDVPQNTMSAHLATLSRAGLVTSERQSRSILYRADLQGLRDLTLFLVKDCCGGSVELCAPLIAELAPCCGPAVKSS
- a CDS encoding O-acetylhomoserine aminocarboxypropyltransferase, encoding MTKNKPGFSTLAVHAGAQPDPTTGARATPIYQTTSFVFNDTDHAASLFGLQAFGNIYTRIMNPTQAVLEERVAALEGGTAALAVASGHAAQLLVFHTIMRPGDNFVAARRLYGGSINQFGNAFKSFDWHVRWADTDDLSTFESQIDNKTKAIFIESLANPGGTFVDIAGIAEVAHRHGLPLIVDNTMATPYLIRPLEHGADIVVHSLTKFMGGHGNSMGGVIVDGGTFDWSASGKYPALSEPRPEYAGVVLHATFGNFAFAIACRVLGLRDFGPAISPFNAFQLLNGIETLPLRMQRHCDNALAVATWLKGHDKVSWVNYAGLADHANHATQQRYSPKGAGAVFTFGLKGGYESGKRFVEGLEMLSHLANIGDTRSLVIHPASTTHRQLSPEQQTAAGAGPDVVRLSIGIEDVADIIADIEQALGKA